Part of the Woronichinia naegeliana WA131 genome, TGTCAATTTTCTATTTGTGGATAAAGACGCTTGAGACCTTCACTGGGTGTGACCTTTAGTTGATGAAGGAAAAGAAAAGTGTTAACATGAGATGAAAAGTGACAAAGAGGAAACAATGATGACAGCAAAACTAATTAATGTAGAGGGTTCAAAGATAAAAATAGAACTAACATTAGAACTCAGTCGTTCAATGTTGGATACAGAAATAAATATTCAAAAAGGCTTAAACGAAGTAGGTTGCATCGCCAGCAAAGAAGCCTTGAAATATTTAGATACAGATGGTTCACCCTTAAAAATCGGTGAAGAAATCTGGAAGAGTAAGGGAGAGCAACCGAAAGAATATCAAACACCTTATGGTGAGGTTATAGTGAATCGTCATGTATATCAGCGTTCACCTTTGAGGAAAAACGTATTGCCCCTTAGAAAGAGAAGCAAGGATAATCATAACATCAACGCCATTATTGGCAAAACAGGTATCCTCAAAAATGTCAGGGATGGCAGGCAAAGAGGTGAAAAATGATTTATTAGAAAATCATGGTAGAAAAGTAGCGCTATCCTATATCCAAAGATTGAGTGAAGCAGTAGGAAGTGTGGTACAAGCAAAAGAAGAAGCGTGGAGTTATGCCCCGCCCAAGGAGGATAGCCAAATTGCAACAGTGGGAATAGGATTAGATGGAACCTGTATGCTGATGTGTGAGGATGGCTACCGTGAAGCAATGGTGGGAACCGTTTCCCTATACGATAGTGAAGGCGAACGTCAACATACAATCTATCTAGGTGCGGCACCAGAGTATGGAAAAAAGAGTTTTCTAGAAAGATTGGAAAGAGAAATTGAGCGAGCGAAAAACCGTTATCCAGAGGCAACATTGGTCGGGATAGCAGACGGGGCAGAATCAAATTGGAAGTTTTTAGAAAAGCAAACGGAAGAACAGATATTAGATTTCTATCATGCCTCTGGTTACTTAGGTGCCTTGGCAGAAGCGTTGCATCCGAATACCGTGTCAAAACAAAAAGAATGGTTGACTGAAAATTGTCGAGAACTCAAGCATGAAAAAGGAAAAGCAGGAGAACTGCTAAATCTGATGAAAGAAGTCAAAGAAGAAAAAAGTCATTCTAAGAATCTTACCGAGAAACTACAAGCGGCGATTACTTATTACGAGAATCATCAGCATCAAATGGATTATGCTGAATACTTAGAGAAAAAGTATCCGATTGGTTCAGGTGTTACGGAAGCAGCTTGTAAGACGTTGGTCAAACAACGATTATGTTGTTCAGGGATGCGATGGAAGGAAAAAGGAGCAGGAATTATTTTGAGCCTACGAGCTTTGGTATTGACCAAGGAACGATGGAGTCAATTTTGGGCAAAACTTGATCAATATGGGTTCCCTGTAGAACCCTGATTACAACAGCTTTTATCAACTAAAGGTCGCACCCCTTGAGACGGATACGAGCCTCAGCCGTCGTGAATTGCCAATCTACCGACTTTTGGGAATGATTGCGCTGAGTGTACCAAGCTGCTGGGGTGTGACCTTTAGTTGATGAAGGAAAAGAAAAGTGTTAACATGAGATGAAAAGTGACAAAGAGGAAACAATGATGACAGCAAAACTAATTAATGTAGAGGGTTCAAAGATAAAAATAGAACTAACATTAGAACTCAGTCGTTCAATGTTGGATACAGAAATAAATATTCAAAAAGGCTTAAACGAAGTAGGTTGCATCGCCAGCAAAGAAGCCTTGAAATATTTAGATACAGATGGTTCACCCTTAAAAATCGGTGAAGAAATCTGGAAGAGTAAGGGAGAGCAACCGAAAGAATATCAAACACCTTATGGTGAGGTTATAGTGAATCGTCATGTATATCAGCGTTCACCTTTGAGGAAAAACGTATTGCCCCTTAGAAAGAGAAGCAAGGATAATCATAACATCAACGCCATTATTGGCAAAACAGGTATCCTCAAAAATGTCAGGGATGGCAGGCAAAGAGGCGAAAAATGATTTATTAGAAAATCATGGTAGAAAAGTAGCGCTATCCTATATCCAAAGATTGAGTGAAGCAGTAGGAAGTGTGGTACAGGCAAAAGAAGAAGCGTGGAGTTATGCCCCGCCCAAGGAGGATAGCCAAATTGCAACAGTGGGAATAGGATTAGATGGAACCTGTATGCTGATGTGTGAGGATGGCTACCGTGAAGCAATGGTGGGAAACGTTTCCCTATACGATAGTGAAGGCGAACGTCAACCTACAATCTATCTAGGTGCGGCACCAGAGTATGGAAAAAAGAGTTTTCTAGAAAGATTAGAAAGAGAAATTGAGCGAGCGAAAAACCGTTATCCAGAGGCAACATTGGTCGGGATAGCAGACGGGGCAGAATCAAATTGGAAGTTTTTAGAAAAGCAAACGGAAGAACAGATATTAGATTTCTATCATGCCTCTGGTTACTTAGGTGCCTTGGCAGAAGCGTTGCATCCGAATACCGTGTCAAAACAAAAAGAATGGTTGACTGAAAATTGTCGAGAACTCAAGCATGAAAAAGGAAAAGCAGGAGAACTGCTAAATCTGATGAAAGAAGTCAAAGAAGAAAAAAGTCATTCTAAGAATCTTACCGAGAAACTACAAGCGGCGATTACTTATTACGAGAATCATCAGCATCAAATGGATTATGCTGAATACATAGAGAAAAAGTATCCGATTGGTTCAGGTGTTACGGAAGCAGCTTGTAAGACGTTGGTCAAACAACGATTATGTTGTTCAGGGATGCGATGGAAGGAAAAAGGAGCAGGAATTATTTTGAGCCTACGAGCTTTGGTATTGACCAAGGAACGATGGAGTCAATTTTGGGCAAAACTTGATCAATATGGGTTCCCTGTAGAACCCTGATTACAACAGCTTTTATCAACTAAAGGTCGCACCCCCTTCACTTACCTCCGCTATACTTTTGACCCAATGCAGAAAACAGTCTTGAAATTGCTCTGGATTCAGACTAGCAAATACACGCGCAAACGTATCGTCGGAGGGGATGCCATTCGGCAATTCCAAAATTTTTTTTAGCCATTGATGTTTAGCCTTGCCGAAACTTTCCATGGCTACCCAACCTTCTGCTCCACAAATGACGGCTAAGATGGCAATCGTTAGAATATCAATGAGTTTATGCCGTTTTGTTCGTTCGATGCGAGGGTCATCTATTTCGGCAAAGTGTTCTACCAGTCTATATTTGGGTCGGAGTTTCATCGCTTTTGTTTTCTATGCACTTTCCCTTATTTTCCCTTATCCATCCCTCTATAATGTTCTTGTATCTGTATCATTTTTAGATGCGTTCGCCCTGGCTCCCCGAAAGAGAAACTCATCCCTTGGCCCATTTTGCCCTAGCATTTGAATACTGACAATCCTTTGAGGACTCTATGGTATCAAACGTAAATCCCCTAGCAGGCCAACCTGCCCCCACCGAAACCTTAGTTGATGTGACGCGCCTATTGGCAGACTACTACGATCGCCGTCCCGACCCTGACAATCCGCTCCAACAAGTCAGTTTTGGTACATCGGGCCATCGCGGTTCCTCCCTCAATCACACCTTTAACGAAGACCATATCCTCGCTGTTTCTCAAGCCGTCGCCGAATATCGCCAAAGCCAAGGTATTACAGGGCCTTTGTATTTGGGAATGGATAGTCACGCCCTCTCCACTCCCGCCCAAAAAACCGCCCTCGAAGTTCTCATTGCCAACGGAGTCGAAGTTTATCTCAACACCGATAGCGATTATCGCCAATTTACGCCCACTCCTGGCGTTTCCCATGCCATACTGCGCTACAACCAGGGCAAAACGACGGGACTCGCTGACGGCATTATTATTACTCCTTCCCATAATCCCCCTGCGGACGGAGGTTTTAAGTACAATCCACCTAGTGGTGGCCCCGCCGAACCCGAAATCACTAAATGGGTACAAAATCGCGCTAATGAATTATTAAAACAGGGTAATCAAGGTGTTAAACGCATTAGTTATGAAAAAGCATTACAAGCCGATAATTGCCATTATTTTGACTTTATTACTCCCTACGTTAACGACCTAGAAAATATTATTGATCTGGAGGCTATTCGGGCTGCTGGTATTCGTTTAGGAGCCGATCCTTTAGGTGGTTCTAATGTTGCCTATTGGGAACCGATCTCCGAACGGTATGGATTAAATATTACGGTGGTAAATCCTAAAATTGATCCCACGTTTCGCTTTATGACCTTGGATTGGGATGGCAAAATTCGCATGGATTGTTCTTCTCCCTACGCCATGGCCAATCTAGTTAAACTTAAGGATGATTACGATATTG contains:
- the pgm gene encoding phosphoglucomutase (alpha-D-glucose-1,6-bisphosphate-dependent), whose protein sequence is MVSNVNPLAGQPAPTETLVDVTRLLADYYDRRPDPDNPLQQVSFGTSGHRGSSLNHTFNEDHILAVSQAVAEYRQSQGITGPLYLGMDSHALSTPAQKTALEVLIANGVEVYLNTDSDYRQFTPTPGVSHAILRYNQGKTTGLADGIIITPSHNPPADGGFKYNPPSGGPAEPEITKWVQNRANELLKQGNQGVKRISYEKALQADNCHYFDFITPYVNDLENIIDLEAIRAAGIRLGADPLGGSNVAYWEPISERYGLNITVVNPKIDPTFRFMTLDWDGKIRMDCSSPYAMANLVKLKDDYDIAFGNDTDSDRHGIVTPSVGLMNPNHFLSVAIWYLFTHRKQWSGLSAIGKTLVSSNMIDRVAKAIGRKVYEVPVGFKWFVDGLLDGSFGFGGEESAGASFLKKNGTVWTTDKDGIIMDLLAAEITAITGKDPGLHYQDLTARLGNPIYQRKDAPATPEQKAKLSKLSPEAVTASTLAGDAITAKLTKAPGNQAAIGGLKVTTDSGWFAARPSGTENVYKIYAESFKDESHLQQIFTEAEAIVTG